A genomic stretch from Petrimonas mucosa includes:
- a CDS encoding tetratricopeptide repeat protein codes for MKKIAISVCLFLSTLLATSQVNTDRVMMIGKNALYFEDYVLAIQYFNQVIGAKPYLADPYYFRALSKFMLDDFKGAEEDANLCIERNPYYTAAYQLRGAARQNQEKFELAAADYQRSLEFFPEDRLTLVNMAIVNVELKQYEVAEKFFEVLLRRFPDYIPGYLTRGQMYLEQKDTLKALADYDKAIEIDPYTAQSFAARGVLQFQLKEYNKALADLDEAIRLDPYFAGNYINRGLVKYYLNDLRGAMADYDRVIEMDENNLIARFNRGLLRAQVADNNRAIKDFDKVIELQPDNTMAYINRAMLYAEIGDNLSAIRDMDVVLEEHPDFFSGYYMRAEMKRQLNDLRGAERDFLTARNEEAKAKQRATVDAVDGRKLAAEAKDTREETDKDIEKFNLLVVADKEATEKSRSRYQRESRGRVQDLNAKIALEPKFVLTYYDKGFEVSRPVYFSESLERANEMLNLNWRLKAVNNEAALNELQVQSHFRSIDNYSRLMVERPNDARLYFGRGMDFMLVQDYENALKDINRAIELQPDFMQSYFVRAVIMTKQLEIEPMLPSETTKPEPSVGVNPADRLNELPQVPRAKVPEISTKSFRYDAILKDYETVLRLDPNFIFAYYNMAEIYSLEKDYRAAIDSYTKALKIEPQFAEAYFNRGLSRLSIGDTAAGLDDLRKAGELGVVQSYSIIKRMQ; via the coding sequence ATGAAAAAGATAGCCATATCCGTTTGCTTGTTTCTCTCCACACTGCTGGCCACATCACAGGTGAATACCGACCGGGTGATGATGATCGGCAAGAATGCCCTTTACTTCGAGGACTATGTGTTGGCCATACAATATTTCAACCAGGTGATCGGCGCTAAGCCTTACCTGGCCGATCCCTACTACTTCCGTGCCTTGTCGAAATTCATGCTCGACGACTTCAAGGGGGCAGAAGAGGATGCCAACCTCTGCATCGAACGGAATCCCTACTATACGGCTGCCTACCAGCTTCGCGGAGCAGCCAGGCAGAATCAGGAGAAATTCGAACTGGCTGCTGCCGACTATCAGCGAAGCCTGGAGTTCTTTCCTGAAGACCGGCTCACGTTGGTGAACATGGCCATCGTGAACGTCGAGCTGAAGCAGTATGAGGTGGCGGAGAAATTTTTCGAGGTGCTGCTGCGCCGTTTTCCCGACTATATTCCAGGCTACCTGACCCGCGGACAGATGTATCTCGAGCAGAAAGATACGCTGAAGGCGCTGGCCGATTACGATAAGGCGATCGAGATAGATCCCTATACTGCTCAGTCGTTTGCAGCACGCGGTGTGTTGCAGTTCCAGCTGAAGGAGTACAACAAGGCGCTGGCCGACCTGGATGAGGCGATCAGGCTCGATCCCTATTTTGCCGGGAACTATATCAATCGGGGGCTGGTGAAGTATTACCTGAACGATCTGCGGGGAGCGATGGCCGATTACGACCGGGTGATCGAGATGGACGAAAACAACCTGATTGCCCGCTTCAACCGCGGATTGCTGCGTGCACAGGTGGCCGACAACAACCGGGCGATCAAGGATTTCGACAAGGTTATCGAACTTCAACCCGACAATACGATGGCCTATATCAACCGGGCGATGCTCTATGCCGAGATAGGTGACAATCTGAGCGCCATCCGTGATATGGATGTGGTGCTCGAGGAGCATCCCGATTTCTTCTCGGGCTATTACATGCGTGCCGAGATGAAACGGCAGCTGAATGATCTTCGCGGCGCTGAGCGGGACTTCCTCACTGCACGCAACGAGGAGGCCAAGGCCAAACAACGGGCAACGGTAGATGCGGTGGATGGAAGGAAGCTGGCGGCAGAAGCGAAGGATACCAGGGAGGAGACCGACAAGGATATTGAAAAGTTCAACCTGCTGGTGGTCGCCGACAAGGAGGCAACGGAGAAGAGCCGGAGCAGATACCAGCGCGAGTCGCGGGGCCGGGTACAGGATCTCAATGCCAAGATCGCGCTCGAGCCAAAGTTTGTGCTGACCTATTACGACAAGGGATTCGAGGTGAGCCGGCCGGTCTACTTCTCCGAATCGCTGGAGAGGGCCAACGAGATGCTGAACCTCAACTGGAGGCTTAAGGCGGTGAACAACGAGGCCGCGCTGAACGAGTTGCAGGTGCAGTCGCATTTCCGTTCCATCGACAACTATTCGAGGTTGATGGTGGAACGGCCCAACGATGCCCGACTCTATTTCGGCAGGGGGATGGACTTCATGCTGGTCCAGGATTACGAGAATGCCCTGAAAGATATCAACCGGGCCATCGAACTGCAGCCCGACTTCATGCAATCCTATTTTGTGCGTGCGGTGATCATGACCAAACAGCTCGAAATCGAGCCAATGTTGCCGTCCGAAACGACTAAACCGGAGCCCTCGGTCGGAGTGAACCCGGCAGACAGGCTGAACGAGCTGCCACAGGTTCCCCGTGCAAAAGTGCCCGAAATCTCCACCAAGTCGTTCCGGTACGATGCTATTCTCAAGGATTATGAGACGGTGTTGCGACTCGATCCCAACTTCATTTTTGCCTACTACAACATGGCAGAGATCTACAGCCTCGAAAAGGATTACCGGGCGGCGATCGACAGTTATACCAAGGCGCTGAAGATCGAGCCGCAGTTTGCCGAAGCCTATTTCAACCGGGGATTGTCGCGTCTGTCGATCGGAGATACTGCAGCCGGTCTCGACGATCTCCGGAAAGCCGGAGAGCTGGGAGTGGTACAATCTTACAGTATCATCAAGCGGATGCAGTGA
- the tsaE gene encoding tRNA (adenosine(37)-N6)-threonylcarbamoyltransferase complex ATPase subunit type 1 TsaE: MQLKIEDISGIGEAARQFISGMGDEKVFAFYGAMGAGKTTFIKALCEELGVEETITSPTFAIINEYRDGGGNSIFHFDFYRINKLEEAFDFGYEDYFYSGNLCFIEWPERIEPLLPAGTVKVYIDGSDDGVRTIETRRDN, encoded by the coding sequence ATGCAGTTGAAAATTGAGGATATTTCAGGAATCGGCGAAGCTGCCCGCCAATTTATTTCCGGCATGGGTGATGAGAAGGTGTTTGCCTTTTACGGCGCAATGGGTGCGGGCAAGACCACTTTCATCAAGGCCCTGTGCGAGGAGCTGGGAGTGGAGGAGACCATCACCAGTCCCACTTTTGCCATCATCAACGAGTATCGGGATGGAGGGGGCAACTCCATCTTCCATTTCGATTTCTATCGTATCAATAAACTGGAGGAGGCTTTCGACTTCGGTTATGAGGACTATTTCTACAGTGGAAACCTCTGTTTCATCGAATGGCCCGAGCGCATCGAGCCCCTGCTCCCTGCCGGTACCGTGAAGGTCTATATTGACGGTTCCGACGACGGTGTGCGGACGATCGAAACTCGGCGGGATAATTAA
- the porX gene encoding T9SS response regulator signal transducer PorX, whose protein sequence is MNKAHILWADDEIDLLKPYILFLEEKGYGVDTVNSGRDAIEKCRTSVYDILFLDEHMPGLSGLETLTEIASSHPDLPVVMITKSEDEGIMEKAIGKKIADYLIKPVNPNQILMTIKKRLEKEEIISESNTIHYREEFGRLSREMNECRRADEWVSIYKKLTFWEIEFSRSQHPLQELLAAQKSEANVRFGKFVTQNYENWLLDPESAPLLSHGLLQQRLLPELDKGEKIFFILIDNFRYDQWLAIKSLVSDLFTYTEDTCFSILPTATQYARNAIFSGLTPLQLSKRFPGLWVGEGEAEGKNLSEELLLRSLLERFNRKERYSYHKISTNAEGEKLVQNFASLERNELNVVVFNFIDMLSHARTESPMIRELAPDEPAYRSITRSWFRHSPLIGLLKKIAERRGRVLLTTDHGTIRVRHPQKVESEKSVNANLRYKVGRNLTYDPKRVFSITHPEKAGLPSPNISTRYIFALGDDFFVYPNRFNHYVSYYENTFQHGGVSMEEMIVPLVTLQAR, encoded by the coding sequence ATGAACAAAGCGCACATCTTATGGGCGGACGACGAGATTGACCTGCTCAAGCCTTATATCCTTTTTCTGGAGGAGAAGGGGTATGGGGTGGATACCGTGAATAGCGGACGCGATGCCATTGAGAAGTGCCGGACTTCGGTCTACGACATCCTCTTTCTGGATGAACACATGCCCGGACTGTCGGGGCTGGAGACGCTCACCGAGATTGCCTCCTCTCATCCCGACCTGCCGGTGGTGATGATCACCAAGAGCGAAGATGAGGGGATCATGGAAAAGGCTATCGGCAAGAAGATTGCCGATTACCTGATCAAGCCTGTCAATCCCAACCAGATACTGATGACCATCAAGAAAAGGTTGGAGAAGGAGGAGATCATCAGCGAGTCCAATACGATTCACTATCGGGAGGAGTTTGGCCGGTTGAGCCGCGAGATGAATGAATGCCGGAGGGCAGACGAATGGGTCTCAATATATAAGAAATTGACATTCTGGGAAATCGAGTTCTCCCGGTCGCAACACCCGCTGCAGGAACTGCTGGCGGCACAAAAATCGGAAGCGAACGTCAGATTCGGAAAATTCGTGACGCAAAACTACGAGAACTGGTTGCTGGATCCGGAGTCGGCACCGCTACTGAGTCACGGGCTCCTTCAGCAAAGGTTATTGCCGGAGCTCGACAAGGGCGAAAAGATCTTCTTCATCCTGATCGATAATTTCCGGTACGACCAGTGGTTGGCCATCAAAAGCCTGGTATCGGACCTTTTCACCTATACCGAGGATACCTGCTTCAGCATTTTGCCAACGGCCACCCAATATGCGCGTAATGCCATCTTTTCCGGATTGACTCCGCTGCAGTTGTCGAAAAGGTTTCCCGGATTGTGGGTCGGCGAGGGAGAGGCTGAAGGAAAAAACTTGTCGGAAGAGCTGCTTCTGCGATCGCTGCTGGAGCGTTTCAACCGGAAAGAGCGCTATTCCTACCACAAGATCAGCACGAATGCCGAAGGGGAGAAGCTTGTCCAGAATTTTGCCTCGCTTGAACGAAACGAACTGAACGTGGTGGTCTTCAATTTTATAGATATGTTGTCGCATGCACGTACCGAGTCGCCAATGATCCGCGAACTGGCTCCGGATGAGCCGGCTTACCGGTCAATTACCCGTTCCTGGTTCCGTCACTCACCTCTCATCGGGTTGTTGAAAAAGATCGCGGAGAGGCGGGGGCGGGTGCTCCTGACAACCGATCACGGAACCATCCGCGTTCGCCATCCGCAAAAGGTGGAGAGCGAGAAGAGTGTCAATGCCAATCTGCGCTACAAGGTGGGGCGAAACCTCACCTACGATCCGAAGAGGGTGTTCAGCATCACCCACCCGGAAAAAGCGGGATTGCCATCACCCAATATCAGTACGAGATACATCTTCGCCCTCGGCGACGATTTCTTCGTCTACCCCAACCGGTTCAACCACTACGTCTCTTACTACGAAAATACGTTTCAGCACGGAGGTGTCTCGATGGAGGAGATGATTGTGCCATTGGTGACATTACAGGCCAGATAG
- a CDS encoding 3-keto-disaccharide hydrolase, with protein sequence MKKTNVTLFAALLLLAPACMQQEKETIFNGKDLSNWNFVVENDAVPADQVFTVDEGQISIKGEPIGYMYTKEKYANYTLELEYRWADEASNSGIFVLIEDPKNPFPTCVEVQLAAGKAGDFVLLGGSDVKEYQLPEGVTERPKFPVVEKEQPSSENPAGEWNRVKITVQDGVIDVYVNDVHQNRGTGRVKEGHIGLQSEGKRILFRNLVLTPM encoded by the coding sequence ATGAAAAAGACAAACGTAACGCTCTTCGCCGCACTGCTTCTGCTTGCTCCGGCGTGCATGCAACAGGAAAAGGAGACAATTTTCAACGGAAAGGATTTATCGAACTGGAACTTCGTTGTAGAGAACGATGCCGTACCCGCAGATCAGGTTTTCACTGTGGATGAAGGCCAGATATCCATCAAGGGGGAACCGATTGGCTACATGTATACGAAGGAGAAGTATGCCAACTACACCCTGGAACTGGAGTATCGCTGGGCAGACGAGGCGAGCAACAGCGGAATCTTCGTGCTGATTGAAGATCCAAAAAATCCCTTCCCCACATGCGTGGAGGTACAGCTTGCAGCGGGCAAGGCGGGCGACTTCGTATTGCTTGGCGGATCGGACGTGAAAGAGTACCAACTTCCTGAAGGGGTGACGGAACGTCCGAAATTCCCGGTTGTAGAGAAGGAGCAACCTTCAAGTGAAAATCCGGCCGGTGAGTGGAACCGGGTAAAGATCACCGTTCAGGACGGGGTTATCGACGTATATGTGAACGATGTGCACCAGAACCGGGGAACCGGCAGGGTCAAGGAGGGACACATCGGACTGCAGAGCGAGGGGAAAAGGATTCTCTTCCGGAACCTGGTGCTGACACCGATGTAA
- the rocD gene encoding ornithine--oxo-acid transaminase — MLISEKSQHYIDLEERYGAHNYHPLPVVLARGRGLYLWDVDGKRYFDFLSAYSAVNQGHCHPKIVEALTRQAETLCLTSRAFYNDCLGPYEAFMHSYFGYDKMLPMNSGAEAVETGLKLARKWGYLNKGIPENEAIIVACEGNFHGRTITIVSMSTDGEARAEYGPYTPGIEVIPYNDLEALQQVFEEKGERIAGFLVEPIQGEAGVVVPDEGYLKACKQLCEAHDILFIADEVQTGIARTGRLLCCDHEGVRPDILILGKALSGGVLPVSAVLADDQVMLTVKPGQHGSTFGGFPIACKVAVAALEVVKEERLAERAATLGELFRQELNGFSSPFVKQVRGKGLLNAIVVEPHNGKEAWDICLAMAEKGLLAKPTHRHIIRFAPPLMITEEEIREAIGIIKDSIRSLE; from the coding sequence ATGTTGATCTCGGAAAAATCACAACACTATATCGATCTGGAAGAGCGGTACGGCGCACACAACTACCATCCGCTTCCCGTTGTCCTCGCAAGGGGAAGAGGTCTCTATCTCTGGGATGTTGACGGTAAGAGGTATTTCGACTTCCTCTCCGCCTATTCAGCAGTGAACCAGGGACATTGCCACCCGAAGATCGTCGAGGCGCTCACCAGGCAGGCGGAGACCCTCTGTCTCACCTCGCGTGCATTTTACAACGACTGCCTCGGTCCGTACGAAGCGTTCATGCACAGCTATTTCGGGTACGACAAGATGCTGCCGATGAACTCCGGAGCGGAAGCGGTAGAGACGGGACTGAAACTTGCCCGGAAATGGGGATACCTGAACAAGGGGATTCCCGAAAATGAAGCGATTATCGTTGCCTGTGAAGGGAATTTCCACGGCCGCACCATCACGATCGTGTCGATGTCGACCGATGGTGAGGCGCGGGCCGAATATGGCCCCTACACTCCCGGCATCGAGGTGATCCCCTACAACGACCTGGAGGCACTCCAGCAGGTATTTGAAGAGAAGGGGGAGCGAATTGCCGGATTTCTGGTTGAACCGATACAGGGCGAAGCGGGTGTTGTTGTGCCCGATGAGGGATACCTGAAAGCGTGCAAACAACTCTGCGAAGCACATGATATCCTCTTTATCGCCGATGAGGTACAGACCGGTATCGCCCGTACGGGGAGGCTGCTGTGCTGTGATCACGAGGGGGTCAGGCCCGACATCCTTATCCTGGGGAAGGCCCTCTCCGGAGGTGTTTTGCCTGTCTCTGCCGTGCTTGCCGACGACCAGGTGATGCTGACTGTTAAGCCGGGACAGCACGGGTCGACCTTCGGTGGTTTCCCTATCGCCTGTAAAGTGGCGGTTGCCGCATTGGAGGTGGTCAAGGAGGAGAGACTGGCAGAAAGGGCAGCTACCCTGGGAGAACTCTTCCGCCAAGAACTGAACGGCTTCAGCAGCCCGTTTGTGAAGCAGGTCAGGGGAAAAGGGCTGCTCAACGCAATCGTCGTCGAGCCCCACAACGGCAAGGAGGCTTGGGATATCTGTCTTGCGATGGCAGAGAAGGGGCTGCTGGCAAAACCGACACACCGCCATATCATCCGCTTCGCACCTCCGTTGATGATTACCGAAGAGGAGATCAGGGAGGCAATCGGAATTATCAAGGATTCGATAAGATCACTGGAGTAG
- the ctlX gene encoding citrulline utilization hydrolase CtlX — protein sequence MQTSSRILMVRPARFAFNEATATNNFFQRKRGQERVEEGALEEFDAYVSLLRSNDVEVFVMQDTPEPSTPDAIFPNNWFSSHLTGELVLYPMFAENRRLERKPHLLDFLRRRLNHTKLIDLTPWEEKGEFLEGTGSMVFDRVKRVAYCCRSSRTSEKVLAEFSARMNFDPVVFDAVDRNGNPVYHTNVMMGIGTQVAVVCLEAIGSEGDRNKVTTRLHAAGKVIVEISVDQMEQFAGNMLELKSRNGTPLMVMSATARKSLSSEQEKIISTYNKILSPELTTIETNGGGSARCMIAELFH from the coding sequence ATGCAAACCTCATCAAGGATATTGATGGTCAGGCCTGCCCGGTTCGCATTCAACGAAGCGACGGCAACCAACAACTTCTTTCAGCGGAAGAGGGGGCAGGAGAGGGTGGAGGAAGGAGCCCTGGAGGAGTTTGACGCATATGTCAGCCTCCTCAGGAGCAACGACGTGGAGGTGTTTGTAATGCAGGACACTCCGGAACCCTCCACTCCCGATGCAATTTTTCCCAATAACTGGTTCTCCTCCCATCTTACGGGGGAGTTGGTCCTTTATCCCATGTTTGCCGAAAACCGCCGTCTGGAGAGGAAGCCCCATCTGCTCGATTTTTTACGCCGGAGGCTGAATCACACCAAACTGATCGATCTTACACCCTGGGAAGAGAAGGGCGAGTTCCTGGAGGGCACGGGAAGCATGGTTTTCGACCGTGTCAAGCGGGTTGCCTACTGTTGCCGCTCATCCCGCACATCGGAAAAGGTACTGGCAGAGTTCTCCGCCCGGATGAACTTCGATCCGGTGGTTTTCGACGCGGTCGACCGGAACGGAAATCCGGTCTACCACACCAACGTGATGATGGGGATCGGGACACAGGTGGCCGTTGTCTGCCTCGAGGCAATCGGGTCGGAGGGCGACCGCAATAAGGTAACGACACGGTTGCATGCTGCCGGAAAAGTGATCGTGGAGATCTCAGTCGACCAGATGGAGCAGTTTGCCGGGAATATGTTGGAGCTGAAAAGCCGTAACGGCACTCCCCTGATGGTGATGTCGGCCACTGCCCGAAAGTCGCTCTCATCGGAGCAGGAGAAGATTATCTCCACCTACAACAAGATCCTGTCGCCCGAGCTGACCACCATTGAAACCAACGGGGGAGGTTCTGCCCGCTGCATGATCGCAGAGCTGTTTCATTGA
- the mscL gene encoding large-conductance mechanosensitive channel protein MscL — MSFRTELKEFLMRGNVVDMAVGIVIGAAFGKIVTSFVNDILMPPIAILVGDSRFAELKLVLKKAVMEGSDVAVPAITWNYGAFIQSVVDFVIIGTAIFIVIKAMNTMKRKKEEAPAPPPEPSKEEVLLTEIRDLLKNK; from the coding sequence ATGTCATTCAGAACAGAACTTAAGGAATTTTTAATGCGCGGTAACGTGGTCGATATGGCCGTGGGTATTGTTATCGGCGCTGCCTTTGGCAAGATCGTCACCTCATTTGTTAATGACATTCTGATGCCGCCCATCGCCATTCTGGTTGGCGACAGCAGGTTTGCAGAGCTTAAGCTGGTATTGAAAAAGGCGGTAATGGAAGGATCGGATGTTGCGGTACCGGCCATCACATGGAACTACGGTGCATTCATCCAGTCGGTTGTCGACTTCGTAATCATCGGTACGGCCATTTTCATTGTGATCAAGGCGATGAACACCATGAAACGCAAGAAGGAAGAGGCACCGGCACCGCCCCCGGAACCTAGCAAGGAAGAGGTTCTGCTGACCGAGATCCGCGACCTGTTGAAAAACAAGTAA
- a CDS encoding TIGR03915 family putative DNA repair protein gives MIVFTYDNTFDGLLSCVFFAYEQRKFPDLILSEFDQKPLFIDEQYYVDTEKEKSKRVWKGLEKKISKFAQNMLLSVWLSELPETAMLLFRYIRKNIDHPQGIEMNFGDDDVLRIKDIAQKVGADARKLIQFIRFQETADGIWFAPVSPRYNVLSLIVPHFRSRYAGQPWIIYDTNRNCGLYYDTRTVAEVTFPQEEFSRLKSGIVDEDRLSDDEAFFQQLWKAYFKSITIKERINLKLQRQQMPRRYWKYLTEMQ, from the coding sequence ATGATTGTTTTTACATACGATAATACTTTCGACGGATTACTTTCATGTGTTTTCTTTGCGTATGAGCAGAGAAAATTTCCCGATCTGATCCTTTCTGAATTCGATCAAAAACCTCTGTTTATAGATGAGCAGTACTATGTGGATACTGAAAAAGAGAAATCGAAACGTGTATGGAAAGGATTGGAGAAAAAAATATCGAAATTCGCACAAAATATGTTGCTGAGCGTCTGGTTGTCGGAATTGCCGGAGACAGCGATGTTGCTGTTCCGGTATATCCGTAAAAATATCGATCATCCTCAGGGGATTGAAATGAATTTCGGAGATGATGATGTACTTCGTATCAAGGATATCGCACAGAAGGTGGGTGCCGATGCCCGGAAACTGATCCAGTTCATCCGTTTTCAGGAGACGGCCGACGGTATCTGGTTCGCTCCTGTTTCTCCACGTTACAATGTACTTTCATTGATCGTACCGCATTTCAGGTCGCGTTATGCCGGTCAACCCTGGATCATTTACGATACAAACCGGAATTGCGGTCTCTATTACGATACCCGTACCGTTGCCGAGGTCACCTTTCCGCAGGAAGAGTTCTCCCGCCTGAAGTCGGGAATTGTAGACGAGGACCGCCTCTCGGACGATGAAGCCTTTTTTCAGCAGTTATGGAAAGCCTATTTCAAAAGCATCACCATCAAAGAGCGGATCAACCTCAAGCTACAGCGCCAGCAGATGCCGCGCCGATACTGGAAATACCTTACCGAGATGCAGTAA
- the galB gene encoding beta-galactosidase GalB codes for MRIKLVFTLFFLGLFYNLLAQRTEFLLEKGWKFAKGDYPEAVNKNFDDKNWESVVVPHDWAIYGPFDRKHDLQEVAIIQNGERVPTVKTGRTGGLPYMGIGWYRTFFDVENFQSEKQIVTLKFDGAMSEARVYVNGKEVCFWPYGYNTFHCDITEVLNADGKNNLLAVRLENKPESSRWYPGAGLYRNVHVIQTNKIHVPVWGTYITTPFVSTEYASVHLRTEIAGNHKDIRIITEIRDADNKVVASKDNRQQLNHGRPFEQNFIIEDPKLWSPETPYLYTATSTLFVDGKQTDEYTTRFGIRDIQFIADKGFFLNGQRRKFQGVCNHHDLGPLGAAINEAALRRQLTLLKEMGCDGIRTSHNMPAPELVKLCDEMGFMMIVENFDEWEVAKCKNGYHRFFDEWAEKDMVNMLRHFRNNPSVVMWSIGNEVPTQCSNEGYKVARFLQDICHREDPTRPVTSGMDQISCVLDNGFAAVVEVPGFNYRTHRYVEAYEKLPQNLVLGSETSSTVSSRGVYKFPVEKKADALYDDHQSSSYDLEYCSWSNIPDEDFVLADDYDWTLGQFVWTGFDYLGEPSPYDTDAWPNHSSMFGIIDLASIPKDRYYLYKSIWNRDEATLHILPHWNWKGREGEVTPVFVYTSYPSAELFINGKSQGKRTKNNNSLTERYRLMWMDVRYEPGEVKVVAYDENGNKAEEKVVRTAGKPHRIELIPDRDALSADGKDLAYVNVRVVDKEGNLCPLDDRMIRFTVTGAGKYRASANGDPTCLDMFHLPQMPLFNGQLTTIVQAGEIAGTLTLEAKAKGVQSSKISIRVE; via the coding sequence ATGAGGATAAAACTGGTATTTACGCTATTCTTTCTTGGTCTTTTCTATAATTTGTTGGCACAGCGTACGGAGTTCCTGTTAGAGAAAGGATGGAAGTTTGCAAAAGGTGACTATCCGGAAGCCGTGAATAAAAACTTCGATGATAAAAACTGGGAGTCTGTTGTCGTTCCCCACGATTGGGCTATATATGGCCCGTTCGATCGTAAACATGACCTTCAGGAAGTAGCTATTATACAGAACGGGGAGAGGGTGCCGACAGTAAAAACAGGGCGCACAGGCGGCCTTCCGTATATGGGAATCGGTTGGTACCGTACTTTTTTTGATGTGGAAAACTTCCAATCCGAAAAACAAATCGTTACCCTGAAGTTCGACGGCGCTATGAGCGAAGCAAGGGTATATGTGAACGGGAAAGAAGTATGCTTCTGGCCTTACGGATACAATACTTTCCATTGCGATATCACCGAAGTATTAAATGCTGACGGTAAGAATAACCTGCTTGCCGTGCGGCTCGAGAACAAGCCGGAGTCATCCCGCTGGTATCCGGGAGCCGGACTTTACAGGAATGTGCATGTGATACAAACTAATAAGATCCATGTTCCGGTTTGGGGAACGTATATTACAACGCCTTTTGTCTCAACGGAATATGCTTCCGTACATCTGCGGACGGAAATAGCGGGTAATCATAAGGATATACGCATTATCACGGAGATCAGGGATGCGGATAATAAGGTGGTGGCATCCAAGGATAACAGACAGCAACTCAACCACGGGCGCCCGTTTGAACAGAATTTTATCATTGAGGATCCCAAACTTTGGTCACCCGAAACGCCTTACCTCTATACGGCTACATCTACCCTATTTGTCGACGGTAAACAGACTGATGAATACACGACCCGTTTCGGTATCCGGGATATTCAATTTATAGCAGACAAGGGTTTCTTCCTGAACGGTCAGCGACGTAAATTTCAAGGGGTTTGCAATCATCATGATCTCGGCCCTTTGGGTGCGGCTATCAATGAAGCTGCTTTACGCCGCCAGTTGACCCTCCTGAAAGAAATGGGATGCGACGGTATCCGCACGTCCCACAATATGCCTGCTCCCGAATTAGTAAAACTTTGTGATGAAATGGGTTTCATGATGATCGTGGAGAACTTCGACGAATGGGAGGTCGCCAAATGCAAAAATGGGTATCACCGGTTTTTCGACGAATGGGCCGAAAAAGATATGGTGAATATGTTGCGTCATTTCCGGAACAATCCTTCGGTAGTCATGTGGAGTATCGGCAACGAAGTGCCTACCCAGTGCAGTAACGAAGGTTATAAGGTTGCCCGTTTCCTGCAGGACATTTGCCACCGGGAAGATCCTACGCGTCCCGTCACTTCCGGAATGGATCAGATTAGTTGTGTGCTGGACAATGGGTTTGCGGCGGTGGTTGAGGTCCCGGGATTCAATTATCGAACCCACCGTTATGTGGAGGCATACGAAAAACTCCCGCAGAATCTGGTGTTGGGTTCCGAAACTTCTTCCACCGTAAGTTCCCGTGGTGTATACAAGTTCCCCGTGGAGAAAAAAGCCGACGCGCTTTACGACGATCACCAGTCCTCTTCTTACGATCTCGAATACTGCTCATGGTCGAATATTCCCGATGAGGATTTTGTTTTGGCCGATGATTACGATTGGACACTGGGACAATTCGTCTGGACCGGTTTCGATTACCTGGGCGAGCCTTCGCCCTATGACACCGATGCATGGCCTAATCACAGCTCCATGTTTGGAATTATAGACCTTGCAAGTATTCCTAAAGACCGTTATTACCTGTACAAAAGTATCTGGAACAGGGACGAAGCTACGCTCCATATTCTCCCGCACTGGAACTGGAAAGGACGCGAAGGTGAAGTAACCCCGGTGTTTGTTTATACGAGTTATCCCTCCGCCGAACTTTTTATCAATGGGAAAAGTCAGGGAAAGCGTACAAAAAATAATAATTCCTTAACGGAAAGATATCGTCTGATGTGGATGGATGTGCGTTATGAACCAGGAGAAGTGAAGGTCGTTGCTTACGATGAAAACGGTAATAAAGCCGAAGAAAAAGTCGTTCGTACGGCCGGTAAGCCCCATAGGATCGAACTGATTCCCGACCGGGATGCACTGTCGGCCGACGGGAAAGACCTGGCTTACGTAAATGTCCGGGTGGTGGATAAAGAGGGCAACCTGTGTCCGCTGGACGACCGTATGATCCGTTTCACGGTAACCGGAGCGGGGAAATACCGTGCTTCCGCCAATGGAGACCCCACCTGTCTGGATATGTTCCATCTTCCACAGATGCCGCTTTTCAACGGACAACTCACAACTATTGTACAGGCAGGAGAAATTGCCGGAACGCTTACCCTTGAAGCAAAGGCAAAAGGAGTTCAGTCGTCAAAAATCTCTATAAGGGTGGAATAA